A portion of the Scylla paramamosain isolate STU-SP2022 chromosome 2, ASM3559412v1, whole genome shotgun sequence genome contains these proteins:
- the LOC135111760 gene encoding cardioactive peptide-like has protein sequence MKMYFTSLSGRAGLVTAATILLLAFLAADTAAGPVAKRDIDSLLDGKIKRPFCNAFTGCGKKRSDPELEGLASGSELNDITKHVLAEARLWEQLQNKMEAMRMLASRMESRPMFRRKRSLTQPQHDHVHSAAALEHKGDVEKQ, from the exons ATGAAAATGTATTTTACAAGTTTGTCTGGACGCGCAGGACTGGTCACAGCAGcaaccatcctcctccttgcgTTTCTGGCCGCAGACACTGCAGCAGGACCCGTCGCTAAAAGG GATATTGACAGCCTTcttgatggaaaaataaaacgcCCCTTCTGCAATGCCTTCACAG ggTGCGGCAAAAAACGGTCCGATCCTGAACTGGAGGGCCTTGCTTCTGGATCAGAGCTCAATGACATAACCAAGCATGTTCTCGCCGAGGCAAGGTTATGGGAGCAACTCCAGAAcaag ATGGAAGCTATGCGCATGCTGGCATCTCGCATGGAGAGCCGTCCTATGTTCAGGAGGAAGAGGTCTCTTACTCAGCCACAGCATGATCACGTACACTCTGCTGCAGCTCTCGAACATAAG GGAGATGTTGAGAAACAGTGA